The Aeromicrobium senzhongii genome includes a window with the following:
- a CDS encoding adenosine deaminase: MRATTEQIAAVPKVALHEHLDGGVRPETVAEIALEIGHELPAAPERLGAWFEEASSSGSLERYLETFQHTTAVMQRPEDLARVAREAVLDLAADGVVYAELRWAPEQHQGAGLSIEETVEAVQSGIDDGIAQVQAQGRTMVVGQLLTAMRHATRGLEIAKVAVEYRDRGVFGFDIAGAEDGFPPILHLEAFEYLRRENMHFTIHAGEAFGLPSIWQAVQRCGADRLGHGVRIVDDIDFTGTPRLGRLASYIRDRRIPLEMCPSSNLQTSAVPGMTSIADHPIGPLAELGFRVTINSDNRLMSGTSIGREMSLLTDAFGYSLGDLRWFTVNAMKSAFLPFDERLTLINDVIKPGFAAQVD, from the coding sequence GTGAGGGCCACGACGGAGCAGATCGCCGCAGTCCCCAAGGTCGCCCTGCACGAGCACCTCGACGGGGGCGTCCGCCCCGAGACCGTCGCCGAGATCGCCCTCGAGATCGGGCATGAGCTGCCCGCCGCGCCGGAGCGGCTCGGTGCGTGGTTCGAGGAGGCGTCGTCGTCCGGCTCGCTCGAGCGCTACCTCGAGACGTTCCAGCACACCACCGCCGTCATGCAGCGGCCCGAGGACCTCGCCCGCGTCGCCCGTGAGGCCGTGCTCGACCTGGCAGCCGACGGTGTCGTCTACGCCGAGCTGCGCTGGGCACCCGAGCAGCACCAGGGTGCCGGTCTCTCGATCGAGGAGACCGTCGAGGCCGTCCAGTCCGGCATCGACGACGGCATCGCCCAGGTCCAGGCCCAGGGCCGCACGATGGTCGTCGGTCAGCTGCTCACGGCGATGCGGCACGCCACGCGCGGCCTCGAGATCGCCAAGGTCGCCGTCGAGTACCGCGACCGGGGCGTCTTCGGCTTCGACATCGCCGGGGCCGAGGACGGCTTCCCGCCGATCCTGCACCTCGAGGCGTTCGAGTACCTGCGCCGCGAGAACATGCACTTCACCATCCACGCCGGCGAGGCCTTCGGGCTGCCGTCGATCTGGCAGGCGGTGCAGCGCTGCGGCGCCGACCGGCTCGGCCACGGGGTGCGGATCGTCGACGACATCGACTTCACGGGCACGCCCCGGCTGGGTCGCCTGGCCTCCTACATCCGCGACCGGCGCATCCCGCTGGAGATGTGCCCCTCGTCGAACCTCCAGACCAGCGCCGTCCCGGGGATGACCTCGATCGCCGATCATCCGATCGGCCCGCTGGCCGAGCTGGGCTTCCGGGTCACGATCAACTCCGACAACCGGCTCATGAGCGGCACGTCGATCGGCCGCGAGATGAGCTTGCTCACCGACGCGTTCGGCTACAGCCTGGGCGACCTGCGCTGGTTCACGGTCAACGCGATGAAGAGCGCCTTCCTTCCCTTCGACGAGCGCCTCACGCTCATCAACGACGTCATCAAGCCGGGGTTCGCCGCCCAGGTCGACTGA
- a CDS encoding ABC transporter permease, whose amino-acid sequence MTQSRLTRVGLALAAPVLALVTAFLITSLVLILAGDDWLGVWSQILSWPSNRTMVNIVNSATVYYLSAVAVAIGFRMNLFNIGVDGQYRIASFAAAWVAGEAFLPGPFNIALALLAGMLVGAMWAGIAGLLRVTRGVSEVISTIMLNAIATAVVAYLLRKVAVREEGSNIISTKPLPESSRIPGIPFLGGEIYGFVVVAVIVGIGYWVLINRTRFGFDLRAAGQSETAAVASGINVKKMMLVTMLISGAMAGLVGLPLLFGQAYAYGSTFQSGLGFAGIAIALLGRNHPIGIAIGALLFAFLDQQSNPLQILLDVSPDIVKVTQGVIVLTVVIAYEVVRRYGVRLEQRQVAAALDPEYRQKEVSA is encoded by the coding sequence ATGACGCAGTCGCGACTGACCCGGGTCGGGTTGGCGCTGGCCGCTCCGGTGCTGGCGCTGGTGACGGCGTTCCTGATCACGAGCCTGGTGCTGATCCTGGCCGGCGACGACTGGCTCGGCGTCTGGAGTCAGATCCTCAGCTGGCCCAGCAACCGCACGATGGTCAACATCGTCAACTCGGCCACCGTCTACTACCTGTCGGCCGTCGCCGTGGCGATCGGGTTCCGCATGAACCTGTTCAACATCGGCGTCGACGGCCAGTACCGCATCGCCTCCTTCGCCGCGGCGTGGGTTGCCGGCGAGGCGTTCCTGCCGGGCCCGTTCAACATCGCCCTGGCCCTGCTCGCGGGCATGCTCGTGGGCGCCATGTGGGCCGGCATCGCGGGTCTGCTGCGCGTCACCCGTGGCGTCTCCGAGGTCATCTCGACGATCATGCTCAACGCGATCGCGACGGCCGTCGTGGCCTACCTGCTGCGCAAGGTCGCCGTGCGCGAGGAGGGCAGCAACATCATCTCCACGAAGCCGCTGCCCGAGAGCAGCCGGATCCCGGGCATCCCGTTCCTGGGCGGCGAGATCTACGGCTTCGTGGTGGTCGCCGTCATCGTCGGCATCGGCTACTGGGTGCTGATCAACCGCACGCGCTTCGGCTTCGACCTGCGGGCCGCCGGTCAGTCCGAGACGGCCGCGGTCGCCTCGGGCATCAACGTCAAGAAGATGATGCTGGTGACGATGCTGATCTCGGGCGCGATGGCCGGTCTGGTCGGCCTGCCGCTGCTGTTCGGTCAGGCCTACGCGTACGGCTCGACGTTCCAGTCGGGCCTGGGCTTCGCCGGCATCGCCATCGCGCTGCTGGGCCGCAACCACCCCATCGGCATCGCGATCGGCGCCCTGCTGTTCGCCTTCTTGGACCAGCAGTCCAACCCGTTGCAGATCCTGTTGGACGTCTCGCCCGACATCGTCAAGGTCACCCAGGGCGTCATCGTGCTGACCGTCGTCATCGCCTACGAGGTCGTCCGCCGCTACGGCGTGCGGCTCGAGCAGCGTCAGGTGGCGGCCGCCCTGGACCCGGAGTACCGGCAGAAGGAGGTGTCGGCATGA
- a CDS encoding ABC transporter permease, whose protein sequence is MSVRTDPMTTPAPAKRVRLGWPWLLIGIAGVLVVMSLLRLITGVDDLDSSGTIRATLIAAVPIGLAGLGGLWSERAGVVNIGLEGMMILGTFGAGYFGYFYGPWQGVLGAILLGAAGGLLHAVATVYFGVDHIVSGVSINIIAAGAVQYLAGMAFSGVPGGGQTQSPPIDRLPSITIAGLSDPLGEIEQKHWFFISDVASVLRALVTNMSVLTIIAIGLFVLTWWLLWRTGFGLRLRSCGESPAAAESLGVNVYRYKFIAVIASGGLAGLAGGFLALVAANAFRDGQTGGRGYIGLAAMIFGNWRPGGLFAGATLFGYTDTLRLRGGGETVHALLLLVAVFLVMLAIWQWRQHGRRSALIAAVLGIVVAAIYFVSDEIPNELATMTPYVTTLLVLAVFSQNLRMPAADGAIYRKGSAG, encoded by the coding sequence ATGAGCGTCCGTACCGACCCCATGACCACCCCCGCCCCCGCCAAGCGCGTCCGGCTCGGCTGGCCCTGGCTGCTGATCGGCATCGCCGGCGTGCTCGTCGTGATGTCGCTGCTGCGCCTCATCACCGGCGTCGACGACCTCGACTCCTCCGGCACGATCCGCGCGACCCTGATCGCGGCCGTCCCGATCGGCCTGGCCGGTCTCGGTGGCCTGTGGTCCGAGCGTGCGGGCGTCGTCAACATCGGCCTCGAGGGCATGATGATCCTCGGCACCTTCGGCGCGGGCTACTTCGGCTACTTCTACGGCCCCTGGCAGGGCGTCCTCGGCGCCATCCTCCTGGGTGCCGCCGGCGGCCTGCTGCACGCGGTGGCCACCGTCTACTTCGGCGTCGACCACATCGTCTCGGGCGTCTCGATCAACATCATCGCCGCGGGCGCGGTGCAGTACCTGGCCGGCATGGCGTTCAGCGGCGTGCCCGGCGGCGGTCAGACGCAGTCCCCGCCGATCGACCGGTTGCCCAGCATCACGATCGCCGGGCTGTCCGACCCGTTGGGCGAGATCGAACAGAAGCACTGGTTCTTCATCTCCGACGTCGCCTCGGTCCTGCGCGCGCTGGTCACCAACATGTCCGTGCTGACGATCATCGCGATCGGCCTGTTCGTGCTGACCTGGTGGCTGCTGTGGCGCACCGGCTTCGGCCTGCGACTGCGCTCGTGCGGCGAGTCGCCCGCGGCCGCGGAGTCGCTGGGCGTCAACGTCTACCGGTACAAGTTCATCGCCGTGATCGCCTCGGGCGGTCTGGCGGGCCTGGCCGGCGGCTTCCTGGCGCTGGTCGCGGCCAACGCGTTCCGCGACGGGCAGACCGGCGGCCGCGGCTACATCGGCCTGGCGGCGATGATCTTCGGCAACTGGCGACCCGGCGGACTGTTCGCCGGCGCCACGTTGTTCGGTTACACCGACACGCTGCGTCTGCGCGGTGGCGGTGAGACCGTCCACGCGCTGCTGCTGCTGGTCGCGGTCTTCCTGGTCATGCTGGCGATCTGGCAGTGGCGCCAGCACGGCCGCCGCTCGGCCCTGATCGCCGCCGTCCTGGGCATCGTCGTCGCGGCCATCTACTTCGTCAGCGACGAGATCCCCAACGAGCTGGCCACGATGACGCCGTACGTCACCACGCTGCTGGTGCTGGCCGTCTTCAGTCAGAACCTGAGGATGCCCGCCGCCGACGGCGCGATCTATCGGAAGGGGTCGGCCGGATGA
- a CDS encoding MaoC family dehydratase — MRILNDRDEIAAAAGTELGVSPWTEIHQDRIDMFADATGDRQWIHVDPERAAEGPFGATIAHGYLTLSLLPFLGASVFAFAGDRARVNYGLNRVRFMAPVLVNSKVRLRVEVLEVQNIEKGQQVTLQHTVEIEGGAKPACIAETVTLLMDA; from the coding sequence ATGCGCATCCTGAACGACAGAGACGAGATCGCCGCTGCGGCCGGGACCGAGCTGGGCGTCAGCCCGTGGACCGAGATCCACCAGGACCGCATCGACATGTTCGCCGACGCGACCGGCGACCGCCAGTGGATCCACGTCGACCCGGAGCGCGCGGCCGAGGGGCCCTTCGGCGCCACCATCGCGCACGGTTACCTCACCTTGTCGCTGCTGCCGTTCCTCGGCGCCTCCGTCTTCGCCTTCGCCGGCGACCGTGCCCGCGTCAACTACGGCCTCAACCGCGTGCGGTTCATGGCGCCCGTCCTGGTGAACTCCAAGGTGCGCCTGCGCGTCGAGGTGTTGGAAGTCCAGAACATCGAGAAAGGACAGCAGGTGACCTTGCAGCACACCGTCGAGATCGAGGGCGGCGCGAAGCCCGCCTGCATCGCCGAGACCGTCACCCTGTTGATGGACGCCTGA
- a CDS encoding cytochrome P450, which produces MKTLTTFDPTDADFLRDPYPALAELRREGPLVWHQPWSMWLATDHATVGAVLKNRAFGRLWHDWEPVEEMESFNALHRNQLMENEPPAHTRMRRLLAGAFGRGHVERMRPRIEALAADMVAALPDTFDVLADYAEPMPVYVICDLLGVPREDHEDLRRWSQAIVHMYETDVDEDTKREAVEASTAFSDYVREVIAMRRREPGEDLVSDLIAETDAGKGFSDDELVATVVLLLNAGHEASVNTFGNGFHALLTHRDQLARVTSGEVSIETALEELIRFDAPLQLFERTATKDVEVAGQVVTAGQKVACLMGSANRDAAVFEDADTFDVGRDPNPHVGFGLGIHFCLGAPLARLELGITLSTLLDRFPDLLLAGEAPRRPTWVLRGYESIRVSA; this is translated from the coding sequence ATGAAGACCCTGACGACCTTCGACCCGACCGACGCGGACTTCCTGCGCGATCCGTACCCGGCCCTGGCCGAGCTGCGCCGCGAGGGACCGCTGGTGTGGCACCAGCCGTGGTCGATGTGGCTGGCCACCGACCACGCGACGGTGGGCGCCGTGCTCAAGAACCGCGCGTTCGGGCGGCTGTGGCACGACTGGGAGCCGGTCGAGGAGATGGAGTCCTTCAACGCCCTGCACCGCAACCAGCTGATGGAGAACGAGCCGCCCGCGCACACGCGGATGCGGCGCCTGCTGGCCGGCGCGTTCGGGCGCGGCCACGTCGAGCGCATGCGCCCGCGCATCGAGGCACTGGCCGCCGACATGGTCGCGGCGCTGCCGGACACGTTCGACGTGCTGGCGGACTACGCGGAGCCCATGCCGGTCTACGTCATCTGCGACCTGCTGGGAGTCCCGCGCGAGGACCACGAGGATCTGCGCCGCTGGAGCCAGGCCATCGTGCACATGTACGAGACCGACGTCGACGAGGACACCAAGCGTGAGGCCGTCGAGGCCAGCACGGCGTTCTCGGACTACGTCCGAGAGGTCATCGCGATGCGCCGGCGCGAGCCGGGCGAGGACCTCGTCAGCGACCTCATCGCCGAGACCGACGCGGGCAAGGGCTTCTCCGACGACGAGCTCGTCGCCACCGTCGTGCTGCTGCTGAACGCCGGCCACGAGGCCAGTGTCAACACCTTCGGCAACGGCTTCCACGCGCTGCTGACCCACCGCGACCAGCTGGCCCGCGTGACCAGCGGCGAAGTGTCGATCGAGACGGCGCTCGAGGAGCTCATCCGGTTCGACGCGCCGCTGCAGCTGTTCGAGCGCACCGCCACGAAGGACGTCGAGGTGGCCGGGCAAGTCGTCACCGCCGGCCAGAAGGTAGCCTGCCTCATGGGCTCGGCCAACCGCGACGCCGCGGTCTTCGAGGACGCGGACACGTTCGACGTCGGGCGCGATCCCAACCCGCACGTCGGGTTCGGCCTGGGCATCCACTTCTGCCTCGGCGCGCCGCTGGCCCGCCTCGAGCTGGGCATCACGCTGAGCACGCTGCTGGACCGGTTCCCCGACCTCCTCCTGGCGGGCGAGGCCCCGCGCCGGCCCACGTGGGTGCTGCGCGGCTACGAGAGCATCCGGGTGTCGGCATGA
- the deoC gene encoding deoxyribose-phosphate aldolase, producing the protein MSKTLIAGLDRLPGVDQVGLEARAAQLASRSIKTTSKQWAIDLAISMVDLTTLEGADSPGKVRALATKALRPDPTDPTCPRAAAVCVYGDMAGYVREVVGDQVHVAAVATAFPSGRASLEVKLADTAAAVANGADEIDMVIDRGAFLSGDLATVHDQIVAVKEACGSAHLKVILETGELQTYDNVRRASWLAMDAGADFIKTSTGKIQPAATLPVTLLMLEAVRDYRIATGRQVGVKPAGGIRTTKDAIKYLVVVNEIAGEDWLDPDWFRFGASSLLNDLLMQRQKMLTGRYSGPDYVTLD; encoded by the coding sequence ATGAGCAAGACCCTGATCGCCGGCCTGGACCGCCTGCCCGGTGTGGACCAGGTCGGACTCGAGGCCCGCGCGGCCCAGCTGGCCAGCCGCTCGATCAAGACCACGTCGAAGCAGTGGGCGATCGACCTGGCGATCTCGATGGTCGACCTGACGACCCTCGAGGGCGCCGACTCCCCCGGCAAGGTGCGCGCGCTGGCCACCAAGGCGCTGCGTCCCGATCCCACCGACCCGACGTGCCCCCGGGCCGCCGCGGTGTGCGTGTACGGCGACATGGCCGGGTACGTCCGCGAGGTCGTCGGTGACCAGGTGCACGTCGCCGCGGTCGCCACGGCGTTCCCGTCGGGTCGCGCCTCGCTGGAGGTCAAGCTGGCCGACACCGCCGCCGCCGTCGCGAACGGCGCGGACGAGATCGACATGGTCATCGACCGCGGCGCGTTCCTGTCCGGCGACCTGGCCACCGTCCACGACCAGATCGTGGCGGTCAAGGAGGCCTGCGGCAGTGCCCACCTCAAGGTGATCCTCGAGACCGGCGAGCTGCAGACGTACGACAACGTCCGTCGCGCCTCGTGGCTGGCGATGGACGCCGGCGCCGACTTCATCAAGACCAGCACCGGCAAGATCCAGCCCGCCGCCACGCTGCCCGTGACGCTGCTGATGCTCGAGGCCGTGCGCGACTACCGGATCGCCACCGGACGCCAGGTGGGCGTCAAGCCCGCCGGCGGCATCCGCACCACGAAGGACGCCATCAAGTACCTCGTCGTGGTCAACGAGATCGCCGGCGAGGACTGGCTCGACCCGGACTGGTTCCGCTTCGGGGCGTCGTCGCTGCTCAACGACCTGCTCATGCAACGCCAGAAGATGCTCACCGGCCGGTACTCCGGCCCCGACTACGTGACCCTGGACTGA
- a CDS encoding aldehyde dehydrogenase family protein has protein sequence MSDRLDVRKTYKLFIGGAFPRSESGRTYEVTSSDGRFLANASKASRKDGRDAVSAARKAFGGWSKRTPYNRGQILYRVAEVLEGRRDQLVAEVRAAEGVSEKQAHTIVDTAVDTWVWYAGWADKLSQVTGNANQVNGPFFNLTSPEPTGVVVIAAPQQSSLLGLAEVLAPVLLSGNTAVVISSFERPLPAITLSEILSTSDVPGGVVNILTGDIAEIGPWLAAHLDVNALDLTGVDDAEVARDLEAEAAINLKRVLRPGTPTEQSLARITPFLEHKTVWHPIGV, from the coding sequence GTGAGCGACCGACTCGACGTCCGCAAGACCTACAAGCTGTTCATCGGCGGGGCGTTCCCCCGCTCGGAGTCCGGCCGCACCTACGAGGTGACCTCCTCGGACGGCCGCTTCCTGGCCAACGCCTCGAAGGCCTCGCGCAAGGACGGCCGCGACGCGGTCTCGGCCGCCCGCAAGGCGTTCGGCGGCTGGTCGAAGCGCACCCCGTACAACCGGGGCCAGATCCTCTACCGCGTCGCCGAGGTCCTCGAGGGCCGGCGCGACCAGCTGGTCGCCGAGGTGCGGGCCGCCGAGGGTGTCTCGGAGAAGCAGGCGCACACGATCGTCGACACCGCCGTCGACACGTGGGTCTGGTACGCCGGCTGGGCCGACAAGCTCTCGCAGGTGACGGGCAACGCCAACCAGGTCAACGGCCCGTTCTTCAACCTCACCTCGCCCGAGCCCACCGGGGTCGTGGTGATCGCGGCACCGCAGCAGTCCTCACTGCTCGGCCTGGCCGAGGTGCTGGCCCCCGTGCTGCTCTCGGGCAACACCGCCGTGGTCATCTCGTCGTTCGAGCGCCCGTTGCCGGCCATCACCCTGTCGGAGATCCTCTCGACGTCCGACGTCCCCGGTGGTGTCGTCAACATCCTGACCGGCGACATCGCCGAGATCGGCCCGTGGCTGGCCGCACACCTGGACGTCAACGCGCTCGACCTGACCGGTGTCGACGACGCCGAGGTGGCGCGCGACCTCGAGGCCGAGGCGGCGATCAACCTCAAGCGCGTCCTGCGCCCCGGCACGCCGACCGAGCAGTCGCTGGCACGGATCACGCCGTTCCTCGAGCACAAGACCGTCTGGCACCCGATCGGCGTCTGA
- a CDS encoding thymidine phosphorylase yields MTERFAPTEVIVAKRDGHELTDDQIDWVVDAYTRGVVAPEQMSALAMAIVLNGMNRREIARWTAAMIATGERMDFSTLSRPTADKHSTGGVGDKITLPLAPLVAACGVAVPQLSGRGLGHTGGTLDKLEAIPGWRAALSNDEMMTQLEDLGAVICAAGSGLAPADKKLYALRDITGTVEAIPLIASSIMSKKIAEGTGALVLDVKVGSGAFMKNQADARELAETMVALGTDAGVRTVALLTDMSVPLGLTAGNALEVRESVEVLAGGGPADVVELTLALAREMLAGAGVHDIDPADALADGRAMDAWKAMIRAQDGDPDAELPTARETEVVTADSDGVLTSLDAYAVGVAAWRLGAGRSRPGEDVQAGAGVEIHAKPGDTVRAGQPLLTLHTDTPERFERAHEALEGAWSIGDSAVPTTPLVIDRIS; encoded by the coding sequence ATGACCGAGCGCTTCGCCCCCACCGAGGTCATCGTCGCCAAGCGTGACGGCCACGAGCTGACCGACGACCAGATCGACTGGGTCGTCGACGCGTACACCCGCGGCGTCGTCGCCCCCGAGCAGATGTCGGCGCTCGCCATGGCGATCGTCCTCAACGGCATGAACCGCCGTGAGATCGCCCGCTGGACCGCCGCGATGATCGCCACCGGCGAGCGGATGGACTTCTCCACGCTCTCGCGTCCCACCGCCGACAAGCACAGCACCGGCGGCGTGGGCGACAAGATCACCCTTCCGCTGGCGCCGCTCGTCGCCGCGTGCGGTGTGGCCGTGCCGCAGCTGTCGGGCCGCGGCCTGGGCCACACCGGCGGCACCCTCGACAAGCTCGAGGCGATCCCCGGATGGCGCGCGGCGCTGTCGAACGACGAGATGATGACCCAGCTCGAGGACCTCGGTGCCGTCATCTGCGCCGCCGGCTCGGGCCTGGCTCCGGCCGACAAGAAGCTCTACGCCCTGCGCGACATCACCGGCACCGTCGAGGCGATCCCGCTGATCGCCAGCTCGATCATGAGCAAGAAGATCGCCGAGGGCACCGGGGCGTTGGTGCTGGACGTGAAGGTCGGCTCCGGCGCCTTCATGAAGAACCAAGCCGATGCGCGCGAGCTGGCCGAGACGATGGTTGCGCTCGGCACCGACGCCGGCGTGCGCACCGTGGCGCTGCTGACCGACATGTCCGTGCCGCTGGGCCTGACCGCGGGCAACGCCCTCGAGGTCCGCGAGTCCGTCGAGGTGCTCGCCGGAGGTGGGCCCGCCGACGTGGTCGAGCTGACGCTCGCCCTGGCCCGCGAGATGCTCGCCGGCGCCGGGGTCCACGACATCGACCCGGCAGACGCCCTGGCCGACGGTCGCGCGATGGACGCCTGGAAGGCCATGATCCGCGCGCAGGACGGCGATCCCGACGCGGAACTGCCCACGGCTCGCGAGACCGAGGTGGTCACGGCCGACTCCGATGGCGTGCTGACCTCGCTGGACGCGTACGCCGTGGGCGTCGCCGCCTGGCGCCTCGGTGCCGGCCGCTCCCGTCCGGGCGAGGACGTGCAGGCCGGTGCCGGTGTCGAGATCCACGCCAAGCCCGGTGACACCGTGCGCGCGGGCCAGCCGCTGCTGACCCTCCACACCGACACGCCGGAGCGCTTCGAGCGAGCGCACGAGGCGCTCGAGGGTGCCTGGTCCATCGGCGACTCCGCCGTCCCGACCACGCCCTTGGTCATCGACCGCATCAGCTGA
- a CDS encoding uridine kinase family protein yields the protein MPHVVILAGPSGSGKSHLSERLGWTVLRLDDFYHPADHPELPLSTLGIADWDHPGSWDRAAAMRAINELCTVGRTQVPVYDISVSRATGTREVVLTGDRFIAEGLFATEIIDDCREAGVLDAAICLTRPRPLVFALRLARDLRESRKPPVTLVRRGWRLMKDQPRVIAEAVAAGCVPMHPRQAYRALTSR from the coding sequence ATGCCGCACGTCGTGATCCTGGCCGGTCCCTCCGGTTCGGGGAAGTCCCACCTGTCCGAGCGGCTCGGGTGGACGGTGCTGCGGCTGGACGACTTCTACCATCCCGCCGACCACCCCGAGCTGCCGCTGAGCACGCTCGGCATCGCCGACTGGGACCACCCCGGCTCGTGGGACCGCGCGGCGGCCATGCGGGCCATCAACGAGCTGTGCACCGTGGGCCGCACGCAGGTGCCGGTCTACGACATCTCGGTCAGTCGCGCCACGGGCACGCGCGAGGTCGTCCTGACCGGTGACCGGTTCATCGCCGAGGGCCTGTTCGCGACCGAGATCATCGACGACTGCCGCGAGGCGGGCGTGCTCGACGCGGCCATCTGCCTGACCCGGCCACGCCCGCTCGTGTTCGCCCTGCGATTGGCGCGCGACCTGCGCGAGTCGCGCAAGCCACCGGTAACCCTGGTCCGCCGAGGCTGGCGGCTCATGAAGGACCAGCCCCGCGTGATCGCCGAGGCTGTCGCTGCGGGCTGCGTGCCGATGCACCCCCGGCAGGCGTACCGCGCCCTCACCTCCCGCTAA
- a CDS encoding cytidine deaminase: MSGFGFTPPQAPVDWDALQKYATEVMGRAYAPYSKYKVGAAGLVEDGRVVLGCNVENAAYGVALCAECGMVSALHSTGGGRLRAVVCVDGQGRLLMPCGRCRQLLWENGGAQCQLLTASGVKTMAEVLPDAFDVTDLDDA; this comes from the coding sequence ATGAGCGGCTTCGGCTTCACCCCGCCCCAGGCGCCCGTCGACTGGGACGCCCTGCAGAAGTACGCCACCGAGGTCATGGGGCGTGCCTACGCGCCGTACTCGAAGTACAAGGTCGGTGCCGCCGGGCTCGTCGAGGACGGCCGGGTCGTGCTGGGCTGCAACGTCGAGAACGCCGCCTACGGCGTGGCCCTGTGCGCCGAGTGCGGCATGGTCTCGGCGCTGCACTCCACCGGCGGAGGTCGCCTGCGCGCGGTCGTCTGCGTCGACGGTCAGGGGCGCCTGCTGATGCCGTGCGGCCGTTGCCGACAATTGCTGTGGGAGAACGGCGGCGCCCAGTGCCAGCTGTTGACCGCCTCGGGAGTCAAGACGATGGCAGAGGTGCTCCCGGACGCCTTCGACGTGACGGACTTGGACGACGCATGA
- a CDS encoding aldehyde dehydrogenase family protein, whose product MPKFEYAPAPESRSIVDLAASYGLFIDGEFTDGGGTSFKTVNPATEEVLAEVAEADEADVDRAVRAARTAYEKVWGPMPGRERAKYLFRIARILAERSREFAVLETLDNGKPIRESRDVDVPLVSQWFFYHAGWADKLDHAGLGPNPRPLGVAAQVIPWNFPLLMLAWKVAPALAAGNTVVLKPAETTPLTALLFADVCRQAELPAGVVNIVTGAGETGRLLVSHPDVNKVAFTGSTPVGREIARTVAGTDKRLTLELGGKAANIVFEDAPMDQAIEGIVRGIFFNQGHVCCAGSRLLVQESVAEEVLERLKARMATLRLGDPLDKNTDVGAINSAEQLGRIRDLAAAGDDEGATRWSAPCELPERGFWYAPTIFTGVTQAHRIAREEIFGPVLSVLTFRTPAEAVEKANNTPFGLSAGVWTEKGSRILAIADQLRAGVVWANTFNQFDPASPFGGYKESGYGREGGRHGLASYLEGSK is encoded by the coding sequence ATGCCCAAGTTCGAATACGCACCCGCGCCGGAGTCGCGCTCGATCGTCGACCTCGCCGCCAGCTACGGCCTGTTCATCGACGGCGAGTTCACCGACGGCGGTGGCACGTCCTTCAAGACCGTGAACCCCGCGACCGAGGAGGTCCTGGCCGAGGTGGCCGAGGCCGACGAGGCCGACGTCGACCGCGCCGTCCGTGCCGCTCGCACCGCCTACGAGAAGGTCTGGGGCCCCATGCCCGGCCGCGAGCGGGCCAAGTACCTGTTCCGGATCGCGCGCATCCTGGCCGAGCGCAGCCGTGAGTTCGCGGTCCTCGAGACGCTCGACAACGGCAAGCCGATCAGGGAGTCGCGCGACGTCGACGTGCCGCTCGTCTCGCAGTGGTTCTTCTACCACGCAGGCTGGGCCGACAAGCTCGATCACGCGGGCCTGGGCCCGAACCCGCGTCCCCTGGGCGTCGCCGCGCAGGTCATCCCGTGGAACTTCCCGCTGTTGATGCTGGCGTGGAAGGTCGCGCCCGCCCTGGCCGCCGGCAACACGGTCGTGCTGAAGCCGGCCGAGACCACCCCGCTGACGGCCCTGCTGTTCGCGGACGTGTGCCGCCAGGCCGAGCTGCCGGCCGGTGTCGTCAACATCGTCACGGGCGCCGGCGAGACCGGCCGCCTGCTGGTGTCGCACCCCGACGTGAACAAGGTGGCCTTCACCGGCTCCACCCCGGTCGGTCGCGAGATCGCCCGCACGGTCGCCGGTACGGACAAGCGCCTCACCCTCGAGCTCGGCGGCAAGGCCGCGAACATCGTGTTCGAGGACGCACCCATGGACCAGGCCATCGAGGGCATCGTCCGCGGCATCTTCTTCAACCAGGGCCACGTGTGCTGCGCGGGCTCGCGCCTGCTGGTGCAGGAGAGCGTCGCCGAGGAGGTGCTCGAGCGTCTGAAGGCCCGCATGGCCACGCTGCGCCTGGGCGATCCGCTCGACAAGAACACCGACGTCGGCGCGATCAACTCGGCCGAGCAGCTGGGCCGCATCCGCGACCTGGCCGCCGCCGGCGACGACGAGGGCGCCACCCGCTGGAGCGCTCCGTGCGAGCTGCCCGAGCGTGGCTTCTGGTACGCCCCGACGATCTTCACGGGCGTCACGCAGGCCCACCGCATCGCCCGCGAGGAGATCTTCGGCCCCGTGCTGTCGGTGCTGACCTTCCGCACCCCGGCCGAGGCCGTCGAGAAGGCCAACAACACCCCGTTCGGCCTCTCCGCGGGTGTCTGGACCGAGAAGGGCTCGCGGATCCTCGCGATCGCCGACCAGCTGCGCGCCGGTGTGGTCTGGGCCAACACGTTCAACCAGTTCGACCCCGCCTCGCCGTTCGGCGGGTACAAGGAGTCCGGCTACGGACGCGAGGGCGGCCGGCACGGGCTGGCCTCCTACCTGGAGGGAAGCAAGTGA